In a genomic window of Occallatibacter riparius:
- the pcaC gene encoding 4-carboxymuconolactone decarboxylase translates to MDDRERYDSGMQVRRAVLGHEHVDRAEQNKSGFDAEFQDLITRYAWGEIWTRPGLPRHTRSLLTIGLMVALNRGEELRLHLRAARNNGVTVDEIREVLLHCAIYCGVPAANAAFHAAREIFSLDQEAQP, encoded by the coding sequence ATGGATGACCGCGAACGCTACGACTCCGGCATGCAGGTGCGAAGAGCTGTGCTCGGTCATGAACACGTCGATCGCGCCGAGCAGAACAAAAGCGGTTTTGACGCAGAATTTCAGGACTTGATCACTCGCTATGCCTGGGGCGAGATATGGACGCGTCCCGGCCTCCCGCGGCATACGCGTAGCCTGTTGACTATCGGATTGATGGTCGCTCTCAACCGCGGCGAAGAGCTCCGCCTCCATCTCAGGGCTGCCCGGAACAACGGTGTAACCGTAGATGAAATCCGCGAGGTACTTCTCCACTGCGCCATCTATTGCGGAGTCCCAGCGGCGAACGCTGCATTCCATGCTGCGCGCGAAATCTTCTCGCTCGATCAGGAGGCGCAGCCGTAA
- a CDS encoding 4-hydroxybenzoate 3-monooxygenase encodes MARSETQVGIVGAGPAGLMLSHLLHLHGISSIVLEARSRAYCEERVRAGVLEHTSVELLRNAGLSERLNREGLQHHGIDIGVDGIRHNISFLELTGKCVTVYGQQEVVNDLIARRFADNGDLRFECGDVTLHDIEGPQPLIRTNKNGNFDEIRCDYIAGCDGFHGISRFAVPAGALTVYERNYPFAWLGILAEASPSRDELLYMHHDRGFALYSMRSTRITRLYLQCAPNENIDSWSDDRIWNELRIRLGCTDGWLPAEGPILQKSVTGMRSFVVEPLQYGCLFLAGDAAHIVPPTGAKGMNLAFADVYYLSEALDAHYRQNSDEQLRQYSSKCLARIWKAQRFSWWMTSMLHRFHDESGFDHKRQLAELSYVTTSRAAATSLAENYVGLPLYT; translated from the coding sequence ATGGCTCGTTCCGAGACACAGGTCGGAATTGTGGGAGCGGGTCCTGCGGGACTCATGCTCTCTCACCTGCTGCATCTCCACGGCATCAGCTCCATCGTCCTCGAAGCGCGATCTCGTGCCTACTGCGAAGAGCGCGTGCGCGCCGGGGTGCTGGAACATACGAGCGTTGAACTGCTCCGAAACGCAGGATTGAGCGAACGCCTGAATCGTGAAGGACTGCAACATCACGGCATCGATATCGGCGTTGACGGCATACGCCACAACATCTCTTTCTTGGAACTCACCGGCAAGTGTGTCACCGTTTACGGTCAGCAGGAAGTCGTCAATGATCTCATAGCCCGCCGCTTTGCCGACAATGGCGACCTGCGCTTCGAATGCGGAGACGTAACTCTGCACGACATCGAAGGGCCGCAGCCGCTCATCCGCACCAATAAGAACGGCAACTTCGACGAGATCCGTTGCGACTACATCGCGGGATGCGACGGCTTCCATGGCATTTCGCGGTTCGCGGTTCCTGCCGGCGCGCTTACCGTCTATGAACGCAACTATCCCTTCGCGTGGCTCGGCATTCTGGCAGAAGCCTCCCCTTCGCGCGACGAGTTGCTGTACATGCATCACGACCGTGGCTTCGCCCTTTACAGCATGCGTTCCACGCGCATCACGCGCCTCTACCTGCAATGCGCCCCCAACGAAAACATCGACAGCTGGAGCGACGATCGCATCTGGAATGAGCTGCGCATCCGCCTCGGCTGCACAGACGGATGGCTGCCCGCCGAAGGTCCGATCCTGCAAAAGAGCGTCACCGGCATGCGCAGCTTCGTGGTTGAACCGCTGCAGTACGGCTGCCTGTTTCTCGCCGGAGATGCAGCCCACATCGTCCCGCCCACCGGCGCCAAAGGTATGAACCTCGCTTTCGCCGATGTTTACTACCTCAGCGAAGCGCTTGACGCACACTATCGCCAAAATAGTGATGAACAGCTCCGGCAATATTCAAGCAAATGTCTGGCTCGCATCTGGAAGGCGCAGCGTTTCTCCTGGTGGATGACCTCGATGCTGCACCGATTTCACGATGAATCCGGATTCGACCACAAGAGGCAGCTCGCCGAGCTGTCTTACGTCACTACATCGCGGGCAGCCGCAACCAGCCTCGCCGAGAATTACGTCGGCCTTCCGCTGTACACATAA
- a CDS encoding p-hydroxycinnamoyl CoA hydratase/lyase, which translates to MSQYEGKWTTVRIEIEESIAFVIFNRPEKRNAMSPTLNREMRDVLEALEIDEQVKVLVLTGAGESWTAGMDLKEYFREVDQSPEIVQEKIRRDASTWQWKLLRMYAKPTIAMVNGWCFGGGFSPLVACDLAIASETAVFGLSEINWGIPPGNLVSKALADTVGHRKALEYIMTGETFTGLQAAEMGLVNRAVPLDKLREETIALAHKLAAKNPVVLRAAKHGFKRCRELTWEQSEDYLYAKLDQATLRDPEHGREKGLKQFLDEKSIKPGLESYRR; encoded by the coding sequence ATGTCGCAATACGAAGGAAAGTGGACCACCGTCCGGATCGAAATCGAAGAGAGCATCGCATTCGTCATCTTCAACCGGCCCGAGAAGCGTAACGCGATGAGCCCCACTCTCAACCGCGAAATGCGCGACGTGCTCGAGGCTCTCGAAATCGATGAGCAAGTTAAGGTGCTCGTCCTTACCGGCGCAGGCGAATCGTGGACCGCGGGTATGGACCTCAAAGAATATTTCCGCGAGGTAGACCAATCGCCTGAAATCGTCCAGGAGAAGATCCGTCGCGACGCTTCCACCTGGCAATGGAAGCTTCTGCGTATGTACGCAAAGCCGACGATTGCCATGGTCAACGGCTGGTGCTTCGGAGGCGGCTTTTCGCCGCTGGTCGCGTGCGATCTGGCCATCGCATCAGAGACCGCAGTATTCGGCCTCTCGGAAATCAATTGGGGCATCCCCCCCGGCAATCTCGTGAGCAAGGCGCTCGCCGATACCGTGGGCCACCGCAAGGCACTCGAGTACATCATGACCGGCGAAACCTTCACCGGGTTGCAAGCCGCCGAGATGGGCCTCGTCAACCGTGCCGTGCCGCTAGATAAGCTGCGCGAAGAGACCATCGCCCTCGCGCACAAGCTCGCAGCCAAGAACCCCGTAGTTCTCCGTGCCGCCAAGCACGGCTTCAAACGCTGCCGTGAACTCACCTGGGAGCAAAGCGAGGACTATCTCTACGCCAAGCTCGATCAGGCAACGCTTCGCGATCCCGAGCACGGCCGCGAGAAGGGCCTCAAGCAATTTCTCGATGAGAAGAGCATCAAGCCGGGACTCGAAAGCTATCGCCGATGA
- a CDS encoding acetate--CoA ligase family protein, protein MKTDLMDAETNPLTERRNLDRLLRPRSVALVGISATAGSLGECVLTNLESSGYTGDICIVNPKRPVIHGRQSIASIDELPDGIDCAVLAVPGTAALPSVRACAAKRFGSVIVFSAGFGEAGDDGRAAQEELARIARDHNMIIEGPNCLGMVNYLDGIPLTFVMTPPQPSPEIAGAAILSQSGALAAVIAVNMRHHRIPLTYSVSTGNEAANGVEDFLEHLIGDERTRVFALIVEQFRQPQRFLALARRARRSGQLIALLHPGHSKEARASAATHTGAIAGDYQVMHTLVTRAGVIHVESMEELVDVTQILVRCRELPAGGTAVFTESGAFKALTLDLCNRIGLHLPALSPRAEQALRQALPPFIPPSNPLDLTAQGLVDPDLYRRTLPPVLDDDGFGSVMLGIILTDAGTTRLKLPPIVDALTTLRPDKPVIFAALDEGAPFDFPELEQLRALGVPCFPSPERALRAIGRISARRISIEQNHAEALANAPIHADHAGVLSEFESKRLLSQLGIPVPAGDLARTVDDALSIAADTGYPIALKAQSPHLPHKSDAGGVLLNINSDDALRTAWDKLHNNVRSANPGLELDGILVEHMGDQGVELIVGARNDPQWGPVLLVGFGGVLAEAVDDVRLLAPDLSVEEIECELHRLRCSALLRGFRGAPALDVSALANIIATLGRWMRSEPRLLEIDINPVVVYAQGKGASALDALISLAPESDSRMGKEGQAQ, encoded by the coding sequence ATGAAAACCGACCTCATGGATGCGGAGACAAACCCCCTCACTGAACGCCGCAATCTCGATCGCCTGCTGCGGCCGCGGTCCGTCGCGCTCGTAGGCATCTCTGCCACTGCGGGGTCTCTCGGAGAGTGTGTTCTCACCAATCTGGAAAGTTCCGGTTATACCGGCGACATCTGCATCGTGAATCCCAAACGTCCGGTGATTCACGGCCGCCAGAGCATAGCATCCATCGATGAGTTGCCCGATGGTATCGACTGCGCGGTATTGGCCGTGCCCGGGACAGCCGCTCTTCCCTCCGTCCGCGCCTGCGCCGCCAAGCGGTTCGGAAGCGTGATCGTCTTCTCTGCCGGCTTTGGCGAAGCGGGTGACGACGGCCGTGCTGCACAGGAAGAACTCGCGCGCATCGCACGCGACCACAACATGATTATCGAGGGCCCGAACTGCCTTGGGATGGTCAACTATCTCGACGGCATCCCGCTCACCTTCGTAATGACGCCTCCGCAGCCATCGCCTGAAATAGCCGGCGCAGCAATTCTCTCGCAAAGCGGCGCGCTTGCTGCGGTCATCGCTGTCAACATGCGGCATCACCGGATCCCTCTCACATACTCCGTATCCACCGGCAATGAAGCCGCCAATGGAGTCGAAGACTTCCTGGAGCACCTCATCGGCGACGAGCGCACGCGCGTGTTTGCCCTTATAGTCGAGCAGTTCAGGCAGCCACAACGCTTCCTCGCACTCGCACGCCGCGCGCGTCGGTCCGGGCAGCTTATCGCCCTCCTCCATCCAGGACACAGCAAAGAGGCGCGTGCATCCGCAGCCACGCACACCGGCGCCATCGCCGGTGACTACCAGGTGATGCACACGCTCGTCACGCGCGCCGGCGTCATTCACGTCGAGAGCATGGAAGAGCTCGTAGACGTAACTCAGATCTTGGTCCGATGCCGTGAACTCCCCGCTGGCGGCACTGCTGTCTTCACCGAATCCGGCGCATTCAAAGCACTCACGCTCGACCTCTGCAATCGGATCGGCTTACACCTTCCCGCTCTTTCGCCGCGCGCTGAACAGGCGCTACGGCAAGCCCTGCCGCCGTTCATTCCTCCGTCGAACCCTCTGGACCTTACGGCACAAGGCCTCGTCGATCCCGACCTCTACCGTCGCACACTGCCTCCCGTACTGGATGACGATGGCTTCGGCAGTGTGATGCTGGGCATCATCCTCACTGATGCCGGAACCACCCGCCTCAAGCTTCCACCCATCGTCGATGCGCTCACTACGTTGAGGCCGGATAAGCCCGTAATCTTCGCGGCACTCGATGAGGGTGCGCCCTTCGACTTCCCTGAACTAGAACAATTGCGAGCTCTCGGCGTTCCGTGTTTCCCTTCGCCAGAGCGCGCTCTGCGCGCGATTGGCCGAATCTCAGCACGCAGAATCAGCATCGAGCAGAACCACGCTGAGGCCCTCGCGAACGCCCCAATTCACGCTGATCACGCTGGCGTTCTGTCCGAGTTCGAAAGCAAAAGGCTCCTCTCGCAACTCGGCATCCCTGTTCCCGCTGGCGATCTCGCGCGCACAGTTGATGACGCGCTTAGCATCGCCGCTGACACCGGCTATCCCATCGCTCTCAAGGCGCAATCACCCCACCTGCCGCACAAAAGCGACGCAGGCGGAGTGCTGCTCAACATTAATTCCGACGACGCTCTGCGTACAGCCTGGGACAAGCTGCACAACAACGTGCGAAGCGCAAATCCCGGCTTGGAGCTCGACGGCATACTCGTGGAACACATGGGCGACCAAGGCGTGGAACTCATCGTCGGCGCCCGCAATGATCCGCAGTGGGGACCGGTCCTGCTCGTCGGCTTCGGCGGAGTGCTCGCGGAAGCCGTGGACGATGTACGCCTACTCGCCCCCGATCTCTCCGTTGAGGAGATCGAATGCGAATTGCACAGGCTGCGTTGTAGCGCACTGCTTCGAGGCTTCCGCGGCGCGCCCGCGCTCGACGTCTCCGCGCTAGCAAACATCATTGCCACTCTCGGCCGATGGATGCGTTCCGAACCGCGCCTGCTCGAGATCGACATCAATCCAGTCGTTGTATACGCGCAAGGCAAAGGCGCTTCGGCCCTCGATGCGCTGATATCGCTTGCACCCGAGTCCGATTCAAGAATGGGAAAGGAAGGTCAAGCCCAGTGA
- a CDS encoding aldehyde dehydrogenase, which yields MNEVALLINGKSTSAKDGRSFDRIDPVKGTPASSAAAAGIADVHAAAEAAAAAFSTWSATGPGQRRELLLKSAEALLAHQSDFIDAMIRETGATAAWAGFNVAFAASILREAASITTQIAGEVIPSDVPGNVAMAIRQPIGVCAAIAPWNAPVILGVRAIATPLACGNTVVFKASEACPAVHRLIGSALHEAGIPDGVLNIITNAPEDAADIVGALIDHPAVRHINFTGSTRVGRVIAERAARHLKPVLLELGGKAPLIVLDDADLDAAVDASIFGAFMNQGQICMSTERIVVDQRIADDFVERLARRAAKLPLQDPSLGPTVLGSMVDAKSAARVATLIEDAVQKGARIAAGGAANGTLMPATVIDGITSSMRIYAEESFGPVVTIVRVSGEDEALRIANDTEYGLSAAIFSRDIARAWNLARQVQTGICHINGPTVHDEPQMPFGGVRASGYGRFGGKRGIDEFTTLRWITMQTAPRHYPF from the coding sequence GTGAACGAAGTCGCTCTGCTCATCAATGGAAAATCTACGTCTGCCAAGGACGGCCGCTCGTTCGATCGCATCGATCCCGTCAAGGGCACTCCCGCATCAAGCGCCGCAGCCGCTGGCATTGCCGATGTTCACGCGGCTGCAGAAGCCGCAGCCGCCGCCTTCTCGACCTGGTCCGCAACGGGCCCGGGACAGCGCCGCGAGCTCCTCCTCAAATCGGCCGAAGCACTATTGGCCCATCAGAGTGACTTCATCGATGCCATGATTCGCGAGACCGGCGCCACCGCAGCCTGGGCTGGATTCAACGTTGCGTTTGCCGCATCGATTCTCCGTGAAGCCGCCTCCATCACGACCCAAATCGCAGGCGAAGTCATCCCCAGCGACGTGCCCGGCAACGTGGCCATGGCTATCCGTCAGCCCATCGGTGTGTGCGCCGCCATCGCGCCCTGGAATGCCCCTGTCATCCTCGGAGTTCGGGCGATCGCAACGCCGCTGGCCTGCGGCAACACCGTCGTCTTCAAAGCTTCAGAGGCGTGCCCCGCGGTTCATCGCCTCATTGGAAGCGCGTTGCACGAGGCCGGCATTCCCGATGGCGTGCTCAACATAATCACCAACGCACCTGAAGATGCAGCCGACATCGTCGGTGCCCTCATCGATCACCCCGCCGTCCGCCACATCAACTTCACAGGATCCACGCGCGTCGGTCGCGTCATCGCCGAGCGCGCCGCGCGCCATCTCAAGCCCGTGCTGCTCGAACTCGGCGGCAAGGCCCCGCTCATCGTGCTCGACGATGCAGACCTCGACGCAGCTGTCGACGCCTCGATCTTCGGCGCCTTCATGAACCAGGGACAGATCTGCATGTCCACTGAGCGCATCGTCGTCGATCAGAGGATTGCCGACGATTTCGTTGAACGCCTCGCGCGGAGAGCGGCAAAGCTGCCCCTGCAGGATCCATCTCTCGGTCCCACGGTCCTCGGCTCCATGGTCGACGCCAAATCCGCCGCGCGCGTCGCCACCTTAATAGAAGATGCCGTTCAGAAAGGCGCACGCATCGCCGCCGGGGGCGCCGCCAACGGCACGCTCATGCCCGCCACCGTCATCGACGGCATCACCTCCTCGATGCGCATCTACGCCGAAGAATCGTTCGGCCCCGTGGTCACCATCGTTCGCGTCAGCGGAGAAGACGAGGCCCTTCGCATCGCGAACGACACCGAGTACGGCCTCTCTGCCGCCATCTTCAGCCGCGACATCGCGCGTGCCTGGAATCTCGCCCGCCAGGTCCAGACCGGCATCTGCCACATCAACGGCCCCACCGTGCACGACGAACCGCAGATGCCCTTCGGCGGAGTCAGGGCCTCCGGCTACGGCCGCTTCGGCGGCAAGCGCGGCATCGATGAATTCACCACGCTTCGCTGGATCACGATGCAAACCGCCCCGCGCCATTACCCCTTCTAG